The genomic stretch CCGAGTGCGGGCTGGTCAGCCAGCTGCACCTGACCGGCGGCGGGCGCCTGGTCGCGTTCTCGTGCGTCGACGCCACCGGCAGCCCGCTGATGCCGTGCGGCCGCTGCCGCCAGCTGCTGTGGGAGAACGGCGGGCCCGAGCTGCTCGTCGAGTGGCACACCGGGCCGCTGCGCATGGCCGAGCTGCTGCCCCACGCCTTCGGCTTCGAGGATCTGGAACGTGTCAACAACCTCAAGACCGGTCCCGAGGTCCCCACCGAACTGGCCAAATGGCGCGGCCGGGGCACCGTTTTCGTACATCCGGACCTGTCCGGGGGCGAGACTGTCTGGACCGGCTACTGGGAACGGTCCGCAGGCGCCGGGGAGGTCGAGAAGGGCGTGCTCCAGGAAGGCCCGAACTTCGCCACGGCGGGCGAGGCGGTCGCCTGGGGCCGCGTACGCACCCCGCGGGTCGTCGTGGTGAACGCCGAGGGCGGCTTGGCCTGGGCCGGTGAGGGCGCACCGCCCGAGGGCATTCCGGACTCGTGGGAAGAGGGCAGCAATGACTGAGTTCGCCGCGGTCGACGTGATCCGGGCCAAGCGGGACGGGCACACGCTCAGCGACGCCCAGATCGACTGGGTGGTCGACGCGTACACCCGGGGTGCGGTCGCCGACGAGCAGATGTCCGCGCTGGCCATGGCCATCCTGCTGCGCGGCATGACCCCGGCCGAGATCGCCCGCTGGACGGCCGCGATGATCGCCAGCGGCGAGCGGCTCGACCTCTCCGCGGTCACCCGCCCGACCGCCGACAAGCACAGCACCGGCGGCGTCGGCGACAAGATCACGCTGCCGCTGACCCCGCTGGTCGCCGCGTGCGGGGCCGCCGTGCCGCAGCTGTCCGGCCGCGGCCTCGGCCACACCGGCGGCACGCTCGACAAGCTCGAGTCGATCCCCGGTTGGCGCGCGTCGATCAGCAACGACGAGTTCAAGCGGCAGCTGCAGGACGTCGGCGCGGTCATCTGCGCCGCCGGTGAAGGCCTGGCCCCGGCCGACCGCAAGCTCTACGCGCTGCGCGACGTCACCGGCACGGTCGAGGCGATCCCGCTGATCGCCAGCTCGATCATGAGCAAGAAGATCGCCGAGGGCACCGGCGCGCTCGTGCTCGACGTCAAGGTCGGCTCCGGCGCGTTCATGAAGGACCTCGACACCGC from Paractinoplanes brasiliensis encodes the following:
- a CDS encoding thymidine phosphorylase encodes the protein MTEFAAVDVIRAKRDGHTLSDAQIDWVVDAYTRGAVADEQMSALAMAILLRGMTPAEIARWTAAMIASGERLDLSAVTRPTADKHSTGGVGDKITLPLTPLVAACGAAVPQLSGRGLGHTGGTLDKLESIPGWRASISNDEFKRQLQDVGAVICAAGEGLAPADRKLYALRDVTGTVEAIPLIASSIMSKKIAEGTGALVLDVKVGSGAFMKDLDTARELASTMVRLGKDSGVNTIALLTDMNTPLGLAVGNAIEVTESVEVLAGGGPPDVVELTLALAREMLAAAGIDADPAKVLESGAAMDTWRAMIRAQGGDPEAPLPVARETEVLRASADGVVTSVDAYGIGLAAWRLGAGRARKEDPVSFGAGVLLKVKPGDEVRAGDVLLELRADDPDRIPAARTTAAEAVVIGAEQPSSTNLVLDRIA
- a CDS encoding cytidine deaminase, which codes for MEIDWAGLRAAATEAMRHAYAPYSDFPVGAAALVDDGRLVVGCNVENASYGVGLCAECGLVSQLHLTGGGRLVAFSCVDATGSPLMPCGRCRQLLWENGGPELLVEWHTGPLRMAELLPHAFGFEDLERVNNLKTGPEVPTELAKWRGRGTVFVHPDLSGGETVWTGYWERSAGAGEVEKGVLQEGPNFATAGEAVAWGRVRTPRVVVVNAEGGLAWAGEGAPPEGIPDSWEEGSND